AGAAGAATGTTCCCTACCTGGaagcaaaaacacacatacaacccCCCAAAACATTTGCACCTGTAAATTGCGATCCTTATTATCAGTATGATCATATCATTTTTCCATTCATTTtcgtccttttttttttccttcaaggaactcagagCAGCTTTACAGTCCTggtcctcttcattttatttttttccaccaTCACTGTTGTTTCGTTAACACataactcactgggtgactttgggcctgtagGAGACTCTCAGTCCAAAGTACATGGCAGGGTTGTTGTCGgggtgataaaatggagaggaggaggattctgtatgccgccttgggttccttggggaagaaaggcaggatacaaattcaataaaacaaaatatttctacatgagacaggatataaacttaataaatacTTACATCAAAGAACTTCAAACAAAATCCCTAGCATGAAATGACTAATCAGTAAGTTTGATTTTAGCAGTGTGGCCTAAAGAGAGATAATGGTTTTCCAATTGTTCCCAAAATGTACTACAATGGTCAGTTTTCTCTTAATTGTGATATGCTCTACTTGAAATTGTCACAGACTGTCCTGTGGGATTTCATGTCCATTTCGCCTTAATTGTTCATTGCTATGACCATAAAAAATGCCCTGTGCTGATAACAATTCATGTATCTATTGCAGCATGTTCAAATAGCAGGTCAGGATCCTAGAAGCAAGTTTAAATTTTTAGGCTTGCACATCCTTGTTCTTTGCACTCTGAAAGATTTAACACGCCAATTCATTTGGAAGCCCCAGCAGAGACCCTGGATAAATGTTTCTCTCTGGATTTCTCCAAGCGGCCATCACCACAAAGCATGACCTtagtcagggctggcatcaagcagAGACATGTTCCAGCATGAGCCAAGGGCCCACCAAAACCAAGGGCCCACTGGCAAGGGTCCCCCTAGacgtgctcctcctcttcaccttggcaaccttcttgttcactgacctcttcagaaggagaagcaggagacgccctgcctgccaaccaagcaagtggttgtaatgaagagaaagaggaggatgaggaagagCTGCTGGTGACACCGACAATAAGAACGTAGACTCACAGAGGGAGCTGGTTCTTCTgtaaagctcctcaaaaacctggaggcatcacTGGCTGTGGAACATCAACAAAACAGCCTCCAACCCACAGAAATGGGAATGCAGAGAGCAGCAACCTTCTTGTACTGCTTCCTTGGCCTGCAGGAGGGGGTTTATTTCTTCCCTTCTGCTTCTCACTTCAAGCAGAGCACCTGGCTCAGTTAAATGGGGCCAGCTGTGGGACATTGGTGTGGGCTTTGCAAGGgctgttgggaactgtagttcagtgCAAGAAACTCCCCAGAGTGGGGGACATCTTGTGATCTAAAACAACTGAGGATTTTATTTCCATTGCTTTGATTTCTATTTAGTTTCTCGCGCACGTTTCATTGATTTTTCTCTAATCCTTTAAGAAGAGTTTGAACATCAATCTGGATCAGAAGGAGGTCCATGTAGCACAAGGGCTTTCTCCatgaacatggaggctctatttttcatcgttgtggtgtaatggttaaaaTAGTATGTGAAAGTGAGAAGATTCAGGTGCAAGTACTTAgttggccgtgaagctcactgggtgactttggccgaGTCTCTGACTCTCAGtccgacccacctcacagggttgttatgaggacatACTGGAGGTGGGTAATCCTATATGCTTCTTTGGTCTCCTTGGAaaaagtatagggtgaccatttgaccCGGGGAAGTCTGGACACCTCTGGGGAAATTAGGCCAACTGGAGTTGGGGGGCCCTTTACCAGGATAATGGGGGTGCCCGGCCCGTGGTTGCACCGGTAGGCTTTTTCCCCAGCATCTTTCCCAGCCCAGGACATCTCATGAGACTTTTGGCCCAGCCGAGATCTCACATGATAGAGTGTAGCAATAAGCCCCCAGCTGCTGGCTGAACTGCGTAGCAGCATTGGCAGCCAGCTTGCGTTGGCAAAGTGGAGCAGTTGGAGGTGGATTGGAGCAGCGCGACGGATTGGAGCAGCATGGTGGGACAAGCCGTGTGCAGCAGCAGCCACCGTAACCAGATGGATGTCGGTGGCAGCAGGACCAGGCCAGGCAGCGGGAAGGTACATGGCTGGCAGCGCTGCTGTCCTCCGCCTCCCCATCCCATCCACAACCACGTGGCACACGTGGCTTAAGTCATGCCCGGGGCAGCAGTGGAATCGGACTGACACCTCTGCCACCTTTCTTGAGAGAGGGGAAACAAATGAAGAGGGATCagagagaaataaagaaaggggaggaggagaaggagggaccagagagagaagaaaggaaaaagaaaaagcagccagATGGAGcgtggtggaggagagagagagagagagagagaaagtaaggaaagagcagccaaggaaggagggaTAGACAGAGGAAGATTAGAGACATAAAGAAAGGGCACACACAGAGAAGAAGAACCAGAggtagaaagaaagagaagaggaagctagagggatggaaggagagaagagagagagagagagagagagagagagagagagagagagagagagagagaaagaaagaaagaaagaaagaaagaaagaaagaaagaaagaaagaaagaaagaaagaaagagacctgCTTTGTTGTTGGGGTTGTTTTTCTACCCTgtgtgggggaaaggagggaaggagcctgccCTGGCCACAGCTGCTATGCTGGGGAAGGGGCGAGTGTTTGTTACGTATCCCCACGGAGATGGGTGTGTATCTTTGTGATGTTCAGTCGCACCGTGATCACCAAAgccaagcaaaataataataataatggtggtgatTGTTAGTATTTTTCTAAGGAGGTCAAGGAACCACAAatgccccccccattttttctccttacaacaaccctgtgaggtaggctgggagaTGGTGACTAGCCCAAGGCCACCCTTTGAGCTTAATGCCAACATAATGATGATCATGGGTGTGATAATGGATGTTGATGCTGATGACGGTGATAATGATAacggatgctgatgctgatataacgatgctgataatggatcatGGTGATAATGAGGAttggtgtagaattagacatgtgatcaaggccacgcccccttgggggccataCATGTCAAGTTCGACCCACCATGGGGGTAGGCAAGTTGGGATCGCCACGCCTCCTTacaggcagccatattgtcctttttggtttccaaaatatggtcagcctaagaaAGATCTAACTTGGAACAAACTTGGATAGAATCAGGGTACAGTGTAGGCAGTCTAGCTGTATGCATTTAACCAGGTTATTATATTTACCTTACACCACTTACACTTTTGAAGAACGAGTATTTGTGTAGATTCTGTTCAGATGTAAAAGCTGTTCTCTACTAAAAAATACTTGtcaaatttttcattttttttgttcAATCCTTTATAGTTCTTTTCTTGTTTAGACACTTACATCTAAGAGGAAACCCACCACCCCAACCAACTAACAATGATAGCAGAAGTCCagagttttccaccttaaaactAAAAATTTGGTTTCATTGAGGCAGCCAGAGAAATGAAGATTGCAGGACAAATGCAGctcctctccatcctgccccagTTGGATGTCCGGAGGAACTGCAGGCAGGAGATCTTGGATGCAGTCAAAAGAGTGGAAAGTGAACGCTTCAAGGGACCCTCTTTCTTGGGTCTTCCAATAATCTTCCAACAAATGGAAAGAGCCAAAAGGTGTGAGTAATATTTTGCCTATTTCCCCTTCCATGCACACATAGGGCATTGCCAGTCTATGACATCACGCATTCCAAGTTGGAAAGGTGCAAAATGACCCTTGGCTTCAATGTGTTGAAGATGCACTCCAACCGTTCTTACCCCAGAACGAAATCCCACCATGTTCCCTCTGCTTAAGGGGCTTGGAActctgcacaaaatggcagcctgatCATCCAACCCGGGACCATTCTTGTTTATGGAGGCAAAATGGAATCAAGACTATGAAACAGAGAAAACACATACAGAACTTTATTAGTATTCAAACACAATAAAAGTTAAAGGAGCCATCTAAAAAGCAGCCGCAGCAACTGTACCAGTTTTCCATTTCCACTGCCTCTAAAACATTTCCCATCTCAATATCTTCTGTCTGTGGATTCAGGATTCCCCACATTAACCTTTTGAACCTTTAGAAGTTGGCCAAATAGTCAGAAAAGCCCTTAATCCAACTTGAGCATTCCTTGGTTGGGCTCCTGCCTTGGAAATACCCTCttgtccaaaaagaaaagagaagttacTTGTCATTTCTCTGGCAGAGGGGGAAAGTTCTATTTCTCCAGTTTCTCCCAAAGGAAATATTCATAAAAATGTACAGTACAATTACGTTCTTAAAACCATCTGCATAAAACATATAATGAACAACATCAGAGAACCACATAGATAACATTGCTCCACTAAGTAATTAAAACCATCGCACTAAAACATCTAATAGAGCCACAGAAtgtgaggcagagaattccacagatCCCATCACTAAAATGAGAAATAATATAATGGAAGACATCGAATCATACTGGGGAGAGGTGAATTCATCTGTGTCCTGGAGCCAGTCTGGCAAATCAGGTGCTTGACACAGGATTCCAGGGGGCAATGGGGCTCCTGTTTCTACTGTCTGCAATCTCATGTCCATGAAGGCTCAATTAATCATCAAAACATGCCCTACAATGAGGAGATTTCTACAGCCATCCCAGTTTATGGACATTATTCTAAAGTATTGCAAGGTCTGGTTGGCATGTGAACATTTCCTCACATACTGAACATTTCTAGGGAGTCTCCTGTgcatgagttctttgatgtctcACAAGCTGATAACTGTAACGGAATGTTTCACTGCACTTAGAAcatttataaggtttctcccctgtgtgaattctttcatgcgtaATAAGGGTTGCcctctgagaaaagctctttccacattctttacatgtatagggtttttctcccgtgtgaattctttcatgcataaTAAGGGTTGTCCTCCGAGTATAGCtatttccacattctttacatgtatagggtttctctcctgtgtgaattcgttggTGTTTAGTAAGCTGTGAGTTATCGCTAAAGCCCTTTTCACATTctgcacatttatagggtttctcccttgTGTGAATTCTCTCATGCGTAATAAGGTTTGCCCTCTGAGAAAACCtccttccacattctttacatatatagggtttctctcctgtgtgaattctttcatgcataaTAAAGGATGCCCTATGAGTAAAGCTCCTTCCACATTgtttacatgtatagggtttctcccctgtgtgaattctttcatggctGGAAAGTTCTGATTTTGTTTTGAACCATTTTGCACATGTTGAGCATTGAAAGGGTTTTtctcccgtgtgaattctttcatgcataaTAAGGGATGAACTAtatgaaaagctctttccacattctttacatgtatagggtttctctcctgtgtgaattcgttggTGTGTAATAAGATGTGAGTTATCACGGCAGGcctttccacattctgcacattcatagggtttctcccctgtatgaactcTTTTATGTCTGGTAAGGTTTGAGCTTTGCGCATAGCTTTTTTCACACCaggagcatttaaagggtttccacCTTCTATGGCACCTTtgatgtgctttgagatctttttTGTGGAAGCTGTTTCCACATTGTGTACACATATGCAGTTCCTCAGATTGAATTTGTTGATGGTGTCTTGTAAGTTGTGAGCTCCGTGTGAAGCTCATTGTACACTCCAAACCAGTATGACTTTTCACCTCTGTGTCAAGCACTGGACCTTTTTCAGTTGGTTTGCTCAGACAGTCTCTTTTCATAGACTCTGAGCTTTGACTGGGTTTCTCTGCCGTGTGGATTCTCAAATGAGCATCCAGGTGCTTTCTGTGTCCCTCTCCTGTTTGTTCTTCTTGTTCAAGGTGGACCCCGCTCTGAGTTGAAATGGATTTGTCCTTCTCTTTTGCAtattttccctccttccttctggatCTCTCTGGATTGCTCAAGTCCTCTTCAAACAGTCCACCCTTCGTTCCTCCTTGTGATGTGCTAGGATATTCTCTCTTATCCTCACTCTCCTGCACAGCATCTGATGGAAAACATGAGAGAAAACAATGAGAGTGTTGTAGTGCTGTAGTTCCGGTTCTGAATCCCAAGTCTAAAgtgggctggttcagaccaaagcagTCTGGATCTGAATCGGATTCATCTCGGTCCAAAGCAGGTTGAATCAATGTGTATTGTTGAAGGCCAGATAGCCTGTCTGGGTAATGTAAGGATTTGTTTGAGAataggaaggaggagaggaggaattggGAAGAGGGAACTGAGCCTTGGCCAGAGACATCTCTAGGGGCCGCCGTACGGCTGAATGTTTAACCCAGCATTCTCCAATCACAGTGATGGAGGAGGAGTTGTCTATAACAGGACATTTGGATTTTGTTTCCCAATGTGAGCGAGagtaggaaggaggaggagagttctATATTATTGATCATGGTAGAgtggtcagactaaatacgatccctggggaggtaatggcaacccaccccaggattcttgccatgaaaactaaatgggtcagtacaaccagagatatgttggtataccattggaagatgggacccccaggtcgaaagatggtcaaaatgctactggggaggaacagaggataagttcaactagccccagatgtgatgacccagctagctcaaagccgaaaggacggctggCGGccaatggtgctggtggtgaacgacgaatccaatgttctaaagatcaacacaccataggaacctggaatgtaagatctatgagccagggcaaatttgatgtggttattggtgagatgttaagattaaatatagatatattcgGTGttagtgaactgaaatggactggaatgggccacttcacatcagatcaccaccagatctactactgtggacaagaggatcacagaagaaatggagtagccttcataattaataataaagtggctaaagcaatgcttggatacaatccaaaaaatgatagaatgatcacaattcgaattcagggtaagccatttaacatcacagtgatccaaatatatgccccaaacacagatgctgaagaagcagaagtagatcagttctatgaggatctgcagcacctactggataatacaccaaaaagagatgttatttttgttacaagagactggaacgctaaggtgggtagtcaaatgacatctggaattacaggtaagcatggtctaggagaacaaaatgaagtgggacataggctgatagaattttgccaggacaactcactgtgcataacaaacactctcttccaacaacctaaaagacggctttatacatggacttcaccagatggccaacactgaaatcagattgactacatcctttgcagccaaaggtggcggacatctatacagacggtaaaaacaagacctggagctgactggagttcagatcatgaacttcttattgtgcaatttagaatcaaactaaagagaatagggaagacccacagatcatttagatatgagctcactaatattcctaatgaatatgcagtggaagtgaagaatagatttaagggactagatttagtagatagggtcccggaagaactatggacagaagttcgcaacattgtctaaggggtggcaacaaaaaacgtcccaaagaaaaagaaaaccaagaaggcaagatggctgtctgctgagacactggaagtagcccaagaaagaaggaaagcaaaaggcaacagtgatagggggagatatgcccaattaaatgcaaaattccagaggttagccagaaaagataaggaattatttttaaacaagcaatgcacggaaatggaagaagacaatatgtggggtttattgttgttcctctctggcacacattcagtattggcagaccatactgagatgtgctggaacaagaacaacaatgataagataggccttgctaaggaacttCTTGATACTGGCTAACCATGTcaagaatgtgctgacgcaagagccaCAGATAGAACAATACAAGCACTAAAGGCACCATAAACACGTGTTTCCTTAGATCCttgtatggtatattcatgctgaacacacactaaccaacatcTTATGCGCACGAGGTAGTCAGCAACTAACATGATGTAATCAACAACCAACCATAGCTTGTGAACAAGGAATGTAACCAAGTAGCTCTTAATAAAACCAGGACGGGGTAGCCTAAATGGGATGCCTCCTCTTTCATGCAGTCTGGACTCCTTGCCTGTTATTTACCACATCTGTTGACCCCGACGTGTTCGGATCCAAGAAGACCCCTGCTCATTGGCTGGAATAGCTTTGGTGCACTTCAGCGTTACAACActcccttatcgtgagtatgggggggggggaattgtcagctccgcagaagcttcatgcacaagagctacataaaattttataacagcaaggttgtacaactgtatccctcagtcatgttAGTGTCttagtaaatgaaatagggttgcaatgctcttggtatcccgaggcagggacactccagctcacagattgggtaaaaataggtacacacctatacaccaaaccacgagctcccatacagcacttgttgctgtggcagcgatgcaaagatgcgctggagaaggtaggaaccgaggcatcctccagctcattatcttttatcgctcctatttctcaaacatcactcccatatccccagttattgcctcctgcatcagcttcacagctgagaggaggagaagcaaatagtgaagtgttgccaaaacttagcaaagtccgtgaggcttttgaagaggaaaagagggagggaacACTAACCTCTGATGAGCTGTTTGAAGGTCTTAataactttccttcagcttatcctataacctcacatcaaaatgaccaaggacaggtagttgtcaattggacatcattgccttattcagtgcttagagaattgaataaaactattaaagagacaggcatacgctctacttatgcTCAAGGCATGGTGGAAAGTATTGGAaatggatacactatgcttcctcaagattggaaagatttatttcgcatgatcctgagtccagcccaatatgtagtttgggacagtgaatatAGAAAGGAATCACTCCATATAGTCCTTagctctaatggagtgataacagcagagcagttgtatggcagtggGCAATTTGCAGAGATAGAGGCGCAGGCACAACtacctatgcctacctttcaggccattaaccgctgcatcctGAAAGCgtttcaaagggtgccagtgtctggaaaaccctcaaaaccctttactatcacacgccaaggacctagtgagccttaccatcaatttatagacaggttaaaggaagccttagagctattaattggctcagaccttactgcaagctcacaactgatgagctttcacctttgtttgccgccctaaaacaaggcaaacacccagctgataaaatttctttaaccactaatCAACTGCACGTTTTGTCCCTAGTAaatgaacgtttaaaagaaatttgggtagatcgcCAGGTGTTAGATCAACCAtgtcaagttcttatacttacagggttaagccaaccatatgcagttattacacagacacgAATTGAAACCTGTGACATGTGGACTCAGGTCAGGATTAGACCTTGCAATATTAAGACCTGTaatcgtcacacacacatacttgaatggctgtatctcagtcatagccctaACTGTACAATCTCTACAAAACCAGTTATGTACGCCAATTtgattattaaagctcgagagcgtacaagagcgcttttagcccaagatccagaaactTTAATAGTTCCAATGCCTCTTCATATGTGGGAACGgtcagtgtcattttctgaagaattgcaagctgccttagcaggctttgtaggacaagttGCATATCATATTCCTGCTGATCCTCGACTGCAATGtttaagtcaattgtctgttaaaatcagGCCTTTACAGAATGACTTCCCTATTAAAgaagcccttactgtttacactgacggaagcccaaagagaggagtagtggcatggaaacaggaagatcagtggagaaccatgttcacactgccccCAAAATCACCTCAACgagctgaactagctgcagttattttggccttccgcacatttcctcaagcaATTAACCTAATTacagacagtttatatgttaacaatgtagtatgtggtcttccaggaagttatgtaaccccagtcatagataagaaccttttaggtctctttctaaccttgcagactctgttggctcaccgcaccaatgaatattttattgctcacatccgtagtcatcaacccttcccTGAGGAGATCTCCACTAGTAATCAAGTAGCTGATCAATCCCTTCGGgctctagctgtgcaaaaactGACTCCATGGGAAAGTcatgcgtttcatcatcaaaatgctaaagctttagcaaaaCAATTTCAATTGCCATTAGATCAAGCTCGTGCCGTTGTTCAACAGTGTCCACAATGTACTAAGGTGcattcagcccctgatataggtgtTAATCCTCGCGGCACAGtagccaatgagctatggcaaatggatgttactcattttagtcctttcactccatggaaataccttcatgtgtcagttgacacttactcaggatatatttgggtcacatattaaaaaggagaaaaaacaaaacatgttattaatcattgcattagaagtttcTCAGTAATGGGAATtccttctgccttaaaaacagataatggacctg
This window of the Elgaria multicarinata webbii isolate HBS135686 ecotype San Diego chromosome 3, rElgMul1.1.pri, whole genome shotgun sequence genome carries:
- the LOC134395684 gene encoding zinc finger protein 883-like; protein product: MRQRCQSDSATARARPSHTAEDALWRRRTAALPAMYLPTGWPGPVATAIRLVTVAAAAHGLSHHADPIHRAAPIHLHLRHLTHASWLPLLLHSSASSRGLIAAIYHARSQLRQKSREMSWAGKDGRPAGEKAYQCNRWLGTPIIPGEFAEVAESSPIPDVEPWCPETKQKDEDAETRSLDAVQESEDKREYPSTSQGGTKGGLFEEDLSNPERSRRKEGKYAKEKDKSISTQSGVHLEQEEQTGEGHRKHLDAHLRIHTAEKPSQSSESMKRDCLSKPTEKGPVLDTEVKSHTGLECTMSFTRSSQLTRHHQQIQSEELHMCTQCGNSFHKKDLKAHQRCHRRWKPFKCSWCEKSYAQSSNLTRHKRVHTGEKPYECAECGKACRDNSHLITHQRIHTGEKPYTCKECGKSFSYSSSLIMHERIHTGEKPFQCSTCAKWFKTKSELSSHERIHTGEKPYTCKQCGRSFTHRASFIMHERIHTGEKPYICKECGRRFSQRANLITHERIHTREKPYKCAECEKGFSDNSQLTKHQRIHTGEKPYTCKECGNSYTRRTTLIMHERIHTGEKPYTCKECGKSFSQRATLITHERIHTGEKPYKCSKCSETFRYSYQLVRHQRTHAQETP